In Chanodichthys erythropterus isolate Z2021 chromosome 7, ASM2448905v1, whole genome shotgun sequence, a genomic segment contains:
- the bnc1 gene encoding zinc finger protein basonuclin-1 translates to MSEAICCTVVNCNCDSFKPGKLRRRLCEHCRHGWVAHALSKLKVHHMYQGSQVEIVHSNVVFDICSLMLYGTQAIPVRLKILLDRLFSVLKQEEVIQILNALDWTLQDYIRGYVLQDVAGKVLDRWAIMTFEEEIVTLQQFLRFGETKSIVELMALQDKEGQAVVVPTPRTNSDIRSFIESSTQRSVRPPAKAEAPSCSNGHHFETLVNSMALMLPLQLLNSVPPLLSSSTESSHQEAQMRHETSELSLDSTAPFDTGPVRAEVLLDTQSPKMELEEFNVSGNSSPSTPCTSSITSEITHMSPENKMRCAEKSGSLKKGRVFCSACEKTFYDKGTLKIHYNAVHLKIKHKCTIEGCNMVFSSLRSRNRHSANPNPRLHMPMNRNNRDKDLRGGLSPRQEDEAEGEKREFASIPESRTVSSFIIRNSEPKLHGSLSGMSQSGILFPNLKTVQPVLPFYRSLVTPAELAHTPGSLPSLPLLSSSVPVSTSHMQTDTEPVPKKKSRKSSMPIKIEKDELAAEGMSGEETPPLSPCTDTEKCDISSMEREPVDCDVLLRSTPNSQDTEWDKLTQEDSRIISPSSPSLFHTKRNDEKERESSKCEEPTCSSRPDQPCSHRPAHFTHSSENCADGCSDPETICTDDKEEQSHPCEICSKTFKNPYSVKMHYRNVHLKEMHMCTVDGCNAAFPSRRSRDRHSANLNLHHRLLTKDHSGTSSLRREHPDLPHKEPLSQMSVILKGSHRTGLVFPMSKSLERATEPVEGAAENEAVLDLSTRGSAHSSWDSDMGSEEGLPLEDSDESCDGLSVGGAASPPCLSQQSHSLSPITCHLCQKVYSNKGTFRAHYKTVHLRLLHKCKVPGCDTTFSSVRSRNRHSQNPNLHRNLAMNTSLSQE, encoded by the exons ATGTCTGAG GCTATTTGCTGCACGGTGGTGAACTGCAACTGTGACAGTTTCAAACCTGGTAAACTGAGGCGGCGTCTCTGTGAACACTGTAGGCACGGCTGGGTCGCCCATG CTCTCAGTAAGCTGAAGGTTCATCACATGTACCAAGGAAGCCAGGTGGAGATTGTTCACTCCAATGTGGTGTTTGATATCTGTAGTCTGATGCTTTATGGGACGCAGGCAATTCCAGTGCGTCTCAAGATCCTGCTGGACCGACTCTTCAGCGTCCTTAAGCAGGAGGAGGTTATTCAGATCCTAAATGCACTGGACTGGACTCTCCAGGACTACATCCGTGGTTACGTCCTGCAG GATGTGGCCGGTAAGGTTTTGGACCGCTGGGCCATAATGACCTTTGAAGAGGAGATCGTAACGTTGCAGCAATTCCTGCGTTTTGGAGAGACCAAGTCCATCGTGGAGCTCATGGCCCTGCAGGATAAGGAGGGACAGGCTGTTGTTGTTCCGACCCCTAGGACCAATTCTGACATCCGCAGCTTCATCGAAAGCAGTACACAGCGCTCTGTGCGGCCGCCAGCTAAAGCAGAAGCACCCAGTTGTAGTAACGGACACCATTTTGAGACGCTAGTGAACAGTATGGCCCTCATGTTGCCACTGCAACTGCTGAATTCTGTTCCACCATTGCTGAGCTCCAGTACAGAGTCTAGCCACCAGGAGGCACAAATGAGACACGAGACATCAGAACTAAGTCTTGACAGCACTGCTCCATTCGACACGGGCCCTGTGAGAGCAGAGGTGCTGCTGGACACACAGTCTCCAAAGATGGAGTTGGAAGAGTTTAATGTGAGTGGAAACTCTTCTCCCTCCACGCCTTGTACGTCCTCCATCACATCTGAAATCACACACATGTCACCTGAGAACAAGATGCGGTGTGCAGAGAAGAGCGGATCCTTGAAGAAGGGCCGTGTGTTCTGCAGTGCCTGTGAGAAGACCTTCTATGATAAGGGCACGCTGAAGATACACTATAATGCCGTTCATCTGAAGATCAAACACAAGTGCACCATTGAGGGCTGCAACATGGTGTTCAGCTCTTTACGCAGTCGAAACAGGCACAGTGCGAATCCGAACCCACGGCTGCACATGCCAATGAACCGCAATAACCGTGACAAGGACCTGCGGGGCGGTCTGAGCCCAAGGCAGGAGGATGAGGCCGAGGGTGAGAAGAGAGAGTTCGCCTCCATCCCAGAGAGCAGGACTGTCTCAAGTTTCATCATCCGCAACTCTGAGCCCAAACTACACGGCTCTTTATCCGGCATGAGCCAAAGCGGAATCCTCTTTCCCAACCTAAAGACTGTGCAGCCCGTGCTTCCCTTTTACCGAAGCCTGGTGACCCCAGCCGAGCTGGCTCATACGCCGGGCAGCCTGCCCTCCCTCCCGCTTCTGTCCTCCTCTGTGCCCGTCAGCACCAGTCACATGCAGACCGACACGGAGCCGGTGCCAAAGAAGAAGTCTCGGAAGTCCAGCATGCCCATCAAAATCGAGAAGGATGAGCTGGCAGCAGAGGGCATGTCCGGGGAGGAGACTCCGCCCCTCAGCCCCTGTACAGACACAGAAAAGTGTGACATCAGCAGCATGGAGCGTGAACCTGTGGACTGTGATGTTCTTCTCCGATCCACCCCCAACTCCCAGGACACAGAATGGGACAAACTGACTCAGGAGGACAGTCGTATCATCTCACCGTCTTCTCCTTCTCTCTTTCACACTAAACGGAATGATGAGAAAGAAAGGGAGTCCTCAAAATGTGAAGAACCAACATGCAGTTCACGGCCAGACCAACCCTGCAGCCACCGACCGGCCCAtttcacacacagcagtgaaaaCTGTGCAGACGGCTGCAGTGACCCAGAGACCATATGTACAGATGATAAGGAAGAGCAGTCGCACCCTTGTGAGATCTGCAGCAAGACATTTAAAAACCCTTACAGTGTCAAAATGCATTATCGAAACGTGCACTTAAAGGAGATGCACATGTGCACTGTGGATGGCTGCAATGCTGCTTTTCCTTCCCGTCGCAGCAGAGACCG ACACAGTGCAAACCTGAATCTGCACCACAGGCTGTTGACCAAAGATCATTCAGGAACATCTTCTCTCCGCAGAGAGCATCCAGATCTCCCTCACAAAGAGCCCCTCAGTCAGATGTCTGTCATCCTCAAAGGGAGTCACCGTACAGGCCTCGTCTTCCCCATGAGTAAATCACTGGAGAGAGCAACTGAGCCAGTAGAGGGTGCTGCAGAGAATGAAGCTGTATTGGACCTGAGCACCAGAGGAAGCGCCCACTCATCCTGGGACTCAGACATGGGCAGTGAAGAAGGGCTCCCTCTAGAGGATAGCGACGAGAGCTGCGACGGGCTGAGTGTCGGAGGGGCCGCGTCTCCACCTTGCCTCAGCCAGCAGTCCCACAGCTTATCACCCATCACTTGCCATCTCTGTCAGAAAGTTTACAGCAACAAAGGCACATTCAGGGCTCATTACAAAACAGTGCACCTTCGCCTCCTTCACAAGTGCAAAGTTCCAGGGTGTGACACTACATTCTCCTCTGTTCGGAGCCGCAACCGACACAGTCAGAATCCAAATCTACACCGTAACCTTGCGATGAATACCTCCCTCAGTCAGGAGTAG